A stretch of DNA from Acidobacteriota bacterium:
ATCGACAACTGCGACGAGTTCATCTACTACGAGGACGTCTGGCGGGAGCGCGAGAAGGCGCCGGCAGTGGCCGGCGGCACCGAGAAGAGCGCCGAGGCCTTCGCCCTCATGATCAGCGCCATTCAGGCCCTGATCCGCGAGAACAAAGACGTCCTGTGGGGCTCGATGGTCAAGCAGACCATGCAGCGCAAGCGGCCCTCCTTCAACGAGGGCTACTACAACTACAGCTCCTTCTCGGAGCTGCTCGAAGACGCCGAGCGTCAGAACCTGATCAAGCT
This window harbors:
- a CDS encoding OST-HTH/LOTUS domain-containing protein yields the protein IDNCDEFIYYEDVWREREKAPAVAGGTEKSAEAFALMISAIQALIRENKDVLWGSMVKQTMQRKRPSFNEGYYNYSSFSELLEDAERQNLIKLKKDRRSGTYIVTGFANRK